In one window of Denticeps clupeoides chromosome 2, fDenClu1.1, whole genome shotgun sequence DNA:
- the ahcy gene encoding adenosylhomocysteinase, translated as MSEKLPFKVADITLAEWGRKAIDIAENEMPGLMNMRTMYSTSKPLKGARIAGCLHMTVQTAVLIETLTALGAEVQWSSCNIFSTQDHAAAAIAKAGVPVYAWKGETDEEYVWCIEQTIYFRDNQPLNMILDDGGDLTNLVHKKYSKLLSGIKGISEETTTGVHNLYKMLKKGELKVPSINVNDSVTKSKFDNLYGCRESLIDGIKRATDVMIAGKVAVVAGYGDVGKGCVQALRGFGARVIVTEVDPINALQASMEGYEVTTMEDACKEGNIFVTTTGCEDIIVGRHFEQMKDDSIVCNIGHFDCEIDVSWLNKNAEEKVNIKPQVDRYLMKNGRHIIVLAEGRLVNLGCAMGHPSFVMSNSFTNQVLAQIELWTNNSKYPLGVYFLPKKLDEEVAASHLDKLGVKLTKLTEQQAKYLGLPRNGPFKPDHYRY; from the exons ATGTCAGAGAAACTTCCATTCAAAGTCG CTGACATCACTCTGGCCGAGTGGGGCAGGAAGGCCATTGACATCGCAGAGAACGAGATGCCGGGGCTGATGAATATGAGGACTATGTACAGCACATCCAAACCTCTGAAGGGGGCACGTATTGCTGGCTGCCTGCATATGACTGTGCAGACAGCTGTACTTATTGAGACCTTGACTGCTCTGGGTGCTGAG GTCCAGTGGTCCAGCTGTAACATTTTCTCCACCCAGGACCATGCAGCAGCTGCCATTGCTAAAGCTGGAGTCCCAG TGTATGCTTGGAAGGGTGAAACGGATGAAGAGTATGTGTGGTGTATTGAGCAGACTATCTACTTCAGAGACAATCAGCCCCTCAACATGATCCTGGATGATGGAGGAGATCTGACTAACCTGGTGCACAAGAAGTACTCCAAACTTCTGTCTG GTATCAAAGGGATCTCAGAGGAGACAACAACTGGAGTACACAACCTGTACAAAATGCTTAAGAAGGGGGAGCTGAAGGTTCCCTCTATCAATGTCAATGACTCAGTCACCAAG AGTAAGTTTGATAACTTGTATGGATGCAGGGAGTCTCTCATTGATGGGATCAAGCGGGCAACTGACGTTATGATTGCTGGaaaggtggcagtggtggctggGTATGGTGACGTGGGAAAAGGATGTGTTCAGGCTCTCCGAGGTTTTGGTGCCAGGGTCATTGTGACTGAAGTAGACCCCATTAATGCCTTACAAGCCTCAATGGAAg gtTATGAGGTGACAACCATGGAAGATGCATGTAAGGAGGGAAACATCTTTGTGACCACCACTGGTTGTGAAGACATTATCGTAGGCAG ACACTTTGAGCAGATGAAGGATGATTCCATCGTCTGCAACATTGGCCATTTTGACTGCGAGATTGACGTTAGCTGGCTGAATAAGAATGCAGAAGAGAAAGTGAACATCAAACCACAG GTTGACCGATATCTGATGAAGAACGGACGGCACATTATCGTTCTGGCAGAGGGACGTCTTGTCAACCTTGGTTGTGCAATGGGTCACCCAAGTTTTGTCATGAGCAACTCCTTCACCAATCAAGTTTTGGCACAGATTGAGCTGTGGACCAACAACAGCAAATATCCCCTGGGGGTCTACTTTCTCCCCAAGAAG CTGGATGAGGAAGTGGCAGCATCCCATTTGGACAAGCTGGGAGTGAAGTTGACCAAGCTGACTGAGCAGCAGGCCAAATACCTGGGCCTCCCCCGCAACGGCCCCTTCAAGCCTGACCACTACCGCTATTAA